From Struthio camelus isolate bStrCam1 chromosome 8, bStrCam1.hap1, whole genome shotgun sequence:
TTGTTTTGCTGTGTGTGAATACTGAGAAAGCCCTGTCTAGACAAAGTATGTCTAGGAATTACGCTATTTCTCAAAGTACCTACTATGTGCTGTGAATTTTACTAGGCAATAGGATACACAAAAGTCAGGAGTTTTTCTTGCGAATTTAGTTACAAACACCTTACTTGATTTTTGGGTTCTTAACTCATTAGGtgggcttttgaaaatcttacaGATAAATTATCTGATCAGTTTTTTTTACGTTTCTTACAAAGCGCAAGCGTTTTAGTTGATTTGTAGTATCAGCTACAACATAGGCAttgaatttcatgttttttttcaaacaaaagacTTAACAGCCTCTTTATTACATGTATAagatatattttaattgaaaatagcTTATAGGATCTACAGGTGATTTCAGTAAAGAAATATATACCGAACACGttgggttctttttgttttttccctaggTTTTTGCTGCAGTTAGTTTCTTCCGCATCTGTTCTAGATCACACACCTGTCTCTTTAAATGTGGTGGAGACAAACCCTTTCAAACACCTTACACATCTCTCTCTAAAATTCCTACCTGGAAACGATGCAGAAATAAAGAAGTTTTTAGCAAGCTGTTTGAAATGCCTTAAGGTAAAGTGAAGATTTGTCATAGTTGCATCTGGGCCCTGATAACGTATGTATTGAAGCAGTAAGACTGAAAACATGCTTACGATATATCAAATTGTGTGAATCGtgttctggtttgtttgtttttttaatagttcacGTATGACATTGCATGCAGTTATTTGGGTATGTGTTATAAAACTAAATCGTTACTGTAGCCATGAAAATATTACACAACTAAGCGCTGTAATTGGAACTGGCAGAAAATCAAGTATTTTACACGTGCAGGGCATGTAATAAGCAGCTGTTGAATGCTTTAGCATTTCTTACTTCATAGCCTTGTGCTGATTGTCAGTCCAACTGCAGAAGTGAAATACCATGAACTTCAGACTCTTAATTCTGCAGCTGACTCGAGGGAAATGTGTGTGTATAGTTCTAAAGCGTTATGGCCTTCAAAAGACTAGTCTCTCTCTAAACaacaaatgaaaattttaaagttGATGCAGTTGATACCATGCCAGGTTTtgtttaataataaattaatGATCTCATAGTTGACAACCCCTTTGGCTATTGTCTGTATTTCAGTTTCACAGAATGGGATTTGTCTCTTCACTCTGCTGCAATGTTTATAGCCACCTGATAAGCTATTGTAACAAAATAAATTTACAGTATTTCTGCTCAGGTTTCTTCATGCAACACGTTGTAAGTCTTTATCAGATCTGTTTCCTTATAGAAATTTGATAAGGGTttaattcaggatttttttacCATGTCAGctaattacttttttctcttaCATTTATGAATTATATCTTATTCAatatacagtttatttttaaaagatgttttgtcACAAATACAATGGATATGTGGTTGCTTAGAAAAGGTATGCTGATACAATGGAAGCTAAAcactttttctgttttggaagctAAAATACAAGGATTTGAGTTGATGTCAATTTATATATAGGAAGACAAAGAGATGTTGGAACAAAAGCTTAGAAAAACTGAAGAGGACTTTACCAGACAATTGAGCTATACTCAGCAGGTAATGTAAATTTTATCTTTCCTGTTTAAATTTGTTTGTACTTTACAGTTTAGATGAACTGCGCTATACATGAACACATATGACAAACTGTAGAATTCCAGGAGGAAaatcgatttaaaaaaaaattgtattctactttggttttttttcctatatttgtgCTTTTAAACCCTGTGGAGAATGTACTTCTTGTGGGCTGGTTGGCTGTAGGGATTAACCACTGCCTAGCCACAACTGACTTGGGAGtaagggggggagaaaaaaagcacaagaacagTCTGCTGTCACTTTTCTTAAGTGAAGCATACAACTGAACAAACACATTTAGTTTATATGGGGGGGTGTAGATACACAAATATTGTGTATATGTATGCTATTGTAAAGGCACGTGTTCTCTACAAATTCTATAAATGGCTGGAAATCCTTGTATTTGCAAAAATTGTGAAACCGTGATAGATGAATCGGAAGTCTTGATGTTACATTACTGTGCCGCTGTTTGAATTCATAGTAGGCCCAGCAGTGACTTCACATTTGTGTTTAAAGAGGACAATAGTTACAGGTCAGGGTGATTTTTTGACCACCGTGAAACAGAAAAATTCCATTGATACTCCCCTTTTGTAGCTTTTTTGGGGGGATGGGATATTTAGCTAACTCATTTTTTTTACAGCTTCTGTGCAATTGGAGCTTGTACTTGCTGAATTGGAATGCAGCATCacaattttaaaagagaaaagatgctgctgtttttttttttttttttttctatctgctaGAGCACTTTGTATTTAAAACTCCTAGACTATATAACGCTAGGGACTCTAGGCAGACTGTTTTTTACTCTTAAGTAATGATTAGAAGATGATAAAATTGGGAATGAAGATTATTTTAACCAGAATGTCAGAAAGATGCTGCTTAGCTTTTCAGTGTCTTACTTTCCTGCTTATAGAATGAACATATATTTTATGGTTCAGACTTTCTGTAATAGCTTCACGTCCTTGTAAGAAGCAACGTAAAGAGTCATTCAGTATTGATACTTAATTTTCAAGGCTCTCTGTGCTTTGTCAAACAGAGCTTGTCAGAGAAGAGCCAAGAACTagacaaactgaaaaatgaatgGACAACGTATACCACAGCtctaacacatacacacacgcaggAACtgacaaatgaaaaggaaagagctcTCCAGGTATGACAACAGAAAAGAATCAACAATATTCTTATGCATCAATAATTTCTTGGTTTAATTTTCAGATTCATTGGACAACTGCTTAGTTTGCTTTGCTTCTTACTATAGGCACAAGCTCAGTACCAGCAACAGcatgaacagcagaaaaaggaattaGAAAGTTTGCATCAGAAGAGTATTCAGCAATTGCAGAACAGACTCTCAGAACTGGAGGTCATCAATAAAGATCTAACAGAAAGGAGATataaaggagactccacagtcagAGAACTAAAAGCAAAGCTCTCTGGAGTAGAAGATGTATGGCTTATTAATTTCCATAACCAAAGTTACTTTTTGAGCATTATTTTTAGAGCTCTGTCTGCTTAAATGATGATTACAgacatctaatttttaaaaatagttcttccCAACGTTCTAGGAATGCCAGAGAGCAAAGCAGGAGGTGCTGTCACTGCGTCGGGAGAATACTACTCTGGATGCTGAGTGTCACGAAAAAGAGAAACTCATTAATCAGTTACAAACACGGGTTGCTGTTCTGGAACAAGAGATCAAAGATAAGGATCAACTGGTTGTTAGAACAAAAGAAGTATTAGATGCAACACAAGAGCAAAAGGTTCCTTTAAGTTTCAAAATAATTCTCTCTGAAGCTTTGTAAACCTTGTTAACTGCAGCCTCTATAGATTACCAAATTTTATGAATGTAGCAAATTTCCAAATGCCATTTAAAGATTCTAAATTTTGGCATCAAAAGTATCCTGGATTAATTTTGACAAAAGTAGATACTGCTTTAATGTTTTGCGCTACTTAAGGAAACTTACAGTAGTACATCttgtaaacaagaaaaaaatatgaatcagGAGATCCCTATATCATTTCTTTGAGAAACAGTACTGAATTTGTTGTAAAGACTGCATTAGTGCTCAAAGAATTATTGAAgttctatttaaaataagaaatgatatCTATCACGTGTCTGTCACTAGCACTACAAAATCTTCTGCCTTCTTTTAAAGGTGATACTGGAAGAgagtacagaaaagaaacaaagtcaTATCGAAAAACTTGAGACAACAATTAAGTCACTGTCAGCTGAACTTCTTAAGGTTTGTTTGACGTGTCGCTATCCTTGTGAAAAGTCTTCCTTTATTTTTAGGTgttacttattttcaaaatatctgatGGTTTTAATAGGCTAATGAAATCATCAAGAAATTGCAAGGAGATTTGAAAACTCTAATGAGTAAACTGAAAttgaaaaatacagtaacaattcagcaagaaaagctgttgtcggaaaaagaagagagacttcaaaaacagcagagagaattGCAGGAAACTGGACAATCTCTTCAAATGAAAGAGCAGGAGGTATTGTGATAGGTTAACCCTCTCTCTGTCCTGTAAACACTTGTGTGtaatgtgtggattttttttaagctttaaatatTCATATACAGGAACAGTCTTAAATTTTTCAGATTCCTCTCCTGTCAGTTAACACATTTGTTTAAATGTGTAATTGCGTTTTTTTAGTGATAAACTGATTTATAAAAGACCTCCATCCATATGGAAGAAAACTAAAATTGCATTGCTTGGCGTACGAATTAACGTAACAGAACAACATGCTTTAGAGGGCATGTTCAGGTGAGAGCTGgtgaaggagaaaagaacagGAACAGTGAACTTACTTGTCTTTCTCCCCTTAAAGATACTCCCCTGCCTGAGATCCTTCTGACATCTAACTATAGAAAAATTAAGGTTGGAAAGGTCTCTGGAGGTTACCTGGCtgaaagagtttattttaaaagaatcatCATGCTACTTTTGTATAAAACTGCGTTCAAATTTCTGTGAATAATTTTAGAAGAACTTTTCAGATTTTTGGCTCTTTAACTTATACTAtcattttgcttcagtttctAATAAATAGTAGTTCTTGATGGTGTTATAATAAGTATGGGAACATTGCAGGTTTGCAAGCTACAAGAACAGCTAGAAACTACAATACAAAAATTGGAAGAAAGTAAGCAGTTattaaaaactaatgaaaatggTAAGTTTATATCCCTTCCTTTCTTGTGTAGAACAATGTAATAATTGTTACTGAAAATTAAGGGAAggtgaatttgtgtgtgtgtgttttttaatagcTGTGATTATTGTCAGTTTAGCAAATAAGCTTGTTTGCAGTGGGTGTGCAGCAACCTAGAGCTGCACAAATACTTGTTTGCAGTTGGTGGCTGTGGTTGCTTGGGGGTTGCTGGCTACCTCTGGCCATGGGCTACCTCTGGCCATGGGCTACCTCTGGCCATGGGCTACCTCTGGCCATGGGCTACCTCTGGCCATGGGCTACCTCTGGCCATGGGCTACCTCTGGCCATGGGCTACCTCTGGCCATGGGCTACCTCTGGCCATGGGCTACCTCTGGCCATGGGCTACCTCTGGCCATGGGCTACCTCTGGCTTAGCTTAGCACGGAAAGGAGGGAACAGAATGGCATGTGTTGGGGAAGCTGCTTGGACAAAAGCCTTTTCAGGAGACCAGGACTTCTAGGGATGCTGGAgcttacagagggaaaaaaaacagattaaatagTCACTTTTTTGAGGACAGGCTACTTGCTGTTTTAAACAGCTTGTATAATAGGTAGGAAGTGAGcttgctgttgtttgttttttttttttctctcccccctccccccccccgcagtaaTCACATGGCTAAACAAACAGCTGAATGAAATTCAGACGGCAAGGAAGTTAGAGACTTCTAGCAGTCCACATGGTGGTGTTAGGACTGGCATTTCACCTCAAGGCATGGTAAGATGCAAGTATAAATAACATGTGGTTACAGCATAGTGATTACTTCCGGGAATCTGTGGCATAAAAAAGATGCTTTCATGTTCTTTTGGCCCTGTTGCCTATTTTTATGAAATACTACTTGTtagttaattttgaaattttgaactGCTACAGAAAACTATTTAGCATCTTGTTACTTTCTTCTCTAAACgtatatttctatttctcttgCAGCTTGACCGACCATCCTTTCCTAGCTCAGGAGTCAGTCATCCCGTTTCTCCTCTGTATGCATTCCAGAACTTTCTTGAACCAGCATGCAGCAAAAGTGCCAATCCACAATGTCCAGGACCAAAGGCAGGCATTATGACTCTTGTTTATCTGAAATGTGATAGCATAAAATTTCAAAGTGTGATGTTTGAATTGTTCTCAAAATGCGTATTTACTGCACATCCTAGTTCTGCTGGACTCCATCTCTTGACGTTTTAGTGCTATTAAATAGTAATAGCAAATGCCTGCTTTAGGGCTTTTCTTCATGCTATACTGTACACAAGTGCTATGCAAGGTATAGAAACATTCATCCCCTTGCAAAGCCCGTGCTCAGAGTACCTGCGGGTGCACTGTCATACCTGGAGATACTCAAGTTATCCTGTAACTCTTGCCTTTCTGCAGATTCAGTTTAATGCACAGCTTTCGAAAATGAACCGATGTGCAGATGTTCAGACAGTGACTACTGCAACTGGTCATCCAGCAAATAAAGAGAAGTGAGTAGCTATctgttgtaattattttttcccctcctttttctctcctctctctatATAGAGCCTTTTGTCTTCTGTGCCTAGCTGGAACTGAGCAAAAACCATGCACTATGACGCTAGTTCTGTGAACTGCATTTGTCCAGCGACATGTTAATGAACTACTTACTTATTAAGCCTGGCTTATAGATGTCAAGCTGAGGTCTGTGCTTTCAGGAGAAGGACCTGAGGAACAGAAGCTCTGTGTCCCTTGGGATGCTGTGTCTATGGCTATCAGGTGACAGACAAGCCACAAAGGGCTAGTAGTTGAATGCTGTTCTTATCTACTCAGTGATGCTTTGCTTCTTTTGAGCGTTAGGTGTGCATAGGCACTTACCAGTTCCACTTCcagttatgtaatttttttttttgagtcgcTATCTGTACTTTTTAATGCATTGCTAACTGTAGTTACTATagatttacatatttatttatttttaatttttagtggtGATAATTTTGGGCTGGAACCGAAGTACTTCAAGAAAAAAGACGACAGCATTCCTTTACGAGGGCTTAGCCAAAATACCCTTAACTCAGGTATGTgtgaaaacagtaaaacaaaaacctTGTTTGAATGTATTTAGCGGACAATAATTATGGCTCTATGAACAGTatctttatttttgctctttgacAGAGTATTTGAAAGCCTACTTGTCAACCAAAGCACAGCCATCACCAAAAGCAGCAGTAACAACAGCCTCTGCTTATTTTCCTGGATAGTAGACAGTGTTTTAAAGGAAGAGTTCTCTTAACCCATTCAGGGGATTCTTGGATGTCCCAGAACTAAGATGTTAAATAACGCCTTAAAGGTGATGTATCAATGTGAACTGACTTCTACTAAGACTGATTCggctttctttcagaaagttaTTTTGACTAATTTGGATTACCTTTCAGGATACTTTTAAGGCAATGCAGGAAAGATTAAACTTTTTACAAGCCCTTTCAGCCTTAAAGGCAGCGTCTCTGTAGTAGTCATGGGACCTGCACGGACTTTTGGCTTGGTATTAGAGAACCTATagtcttcctggaaaaaaaacatgtaagagCAATTACTTTTTTGTTCTTGTAGGAATGGGCAAGTGTGGCTCTGTAACAGATGAACTGTATACTCTGGCATTCTGTGCTAGGAAAGGTATTTCTATATGAGTACTTCTCCTGACTGACTGACTTGAGAGGGGATAAGGCAGTAGTTCTCCAGCAGTTTCTGGATGCAACTGTCATTTTTCTGATGCACTAATGTACAGTACTGCCCCCTCcccattttcattctgaaaacttGCTTGATTTGAGAAACGGGTTATTTGAGTAATAAGTAAGTTCATGTAGGCTTGCAAATAAGCTGGTTAACACCAAGGATCCTAAGTAGTGGAATCATGTTACAACTTCATTCTGTTTGTTAGCTTTCATTTGGTGTCTCAATAAAGAACTGgcatgcaagtttttttttttttaaagcccaaaatacatatttttcaaagaCTGTTTACATACATACAGTTCCAAAATATCAAACTAAGGTGAAAAGTATGAAATCTTTAAGTGTATCTACCTGATGGTGTACTTAAATTACTTGTTTTGCAGTGTAAAATGTGTATATAGTGATCATTAATGTATATGCACCTGTTTTGAGATGTACAAATTTAAGTAGATATATTAAATGGTTTTTATCAATTCTCTGTTGTAATTAGTTACTCTAAACTAATTGGTTACATTAAACTAACATCTCCATTCTAGTGAAATATCAATATGAAGTAAGTCTCATAATAGTATTATTTATTCACCTTACCTTTCTCTGGAGTTTACTTCCCAGCTCATTCTTTCCCCATGCAATACTGCACTGCTAGACCAGCACTGTGAGATGTACTGCCAGTACAGTCTGCAGCTGACAGCCACCCTGATCTAAGGTCTGTACTTCTACTATTTCTAGTTTTATCTATCTTAGGCAGATGGTAAATATGAATGAATGTGAATTTAgtctgtttattttgaaatccaTAAGCTGCTATCAAACAGCACTCTAGTAATTAAGATGTGATCTTTTTCTGTAACTCAGTCCTATTAATTTAGATTAATATGAGGACTGGAAAGACCAACACAAATTAATTTCAGTATAAGGGTTGTGCAAAACTGCAGCATACTAAAGGTTTATTATTGACTAGTTTATGTGgactgtttatatatatgtatgtatgtgtataaacaATTTATTCCATTATAGCTCTGTGAGGGAAATACAAACATCTGCAGCCAGTTTACGCtgctaaatgaaatgaaaagtctCTGTGATAGGCACAATCCTGTAATCTAACAAACAGCTAAAAATAGAACACTGGACTTTAGCAGGTGTGAAAAAAGCCTGGAGTACAAAGTATAGCATGCATATTAGATAACTTTGATTAAGGTTTCAAGAGCCattaacaattatttaaaaattcattaaaatattcaaCTTTATTAACAGtacatttacatattttttttcctgctcttggtCAACCATGGTAAATGTTCAAAGGTAAAAAAGCATTAAGCAATAACCACaagatgaaaacatttcaaacCTATACAATACTTTATACACAAATTTATACAAAGAAACACTTAAATAATACAACTGGACACAAAAATATACACTTTTAGAGAAATTCACATCAGTAATTGTATAAAGCTTTCTTCTGTACTAAGGGTCCTGAAAATTTAGGACTAAAACATTAGCTCTGTAAAGTAAAGGGTTATTGTGACAGTCCTCAAAGGCCACTATATAGCCAACTGACGTATTCAAGGCTATCAGCTTATATTTCAGGTTGTGTATTCAAGTTTTGAGGTCCTTTACAATTATGCAAACATCAGAAATACAGTGGTATATACAATAAACGGTACTTAGGAAAGCAGAGTTTCAGAGCCAATATTAAAATGTTGTAGGCTCAAAACACCCACTTAATATTTAAACAATGTTTGATATTACCGTTTATTCAAAAATAGAGTAATGCACTTACATTAAAAAGAACGTTTACTGTTCAGCAAGCATGTTCACGTGATTCTTATATTAGTACAAACATAAAAATCTGTTGTGTGACTTCTAGAATAAGTGGTACCAATTCACCTTTTCCCTTACTTGAGTACATTTACATTAAGGCTTTGAATCATCTGACCCAAGATTTTACAACATTAAAATGAATGGGTCCACATGGATGCTAGTATGTCTCATTGAGACTTAGCATGAATAGAATTAAAGCTCACTACCTTAAGAAAACAGGACACATGCTCATATGTTgactatatatattattttttttttatgtctctgAACTAGGATGTAAAGTTTAATAGTAACAGTATTTCATGGCAAGAGACAAgtgcttacctttttttttttcttctcaagagcAAATTATTAATTTAATGGTAACATCTTTGGAGAAACTTCCAGTTTTCTTGCAATCCCTACAAATTTCATGCAGAAAGATATTTCTTAAGACTACcttaagaaattatatttttgacAGAAATGGAATGCATATCCCAAACTGCTGATGAAAAATTCTAAAAAGTCTTCCTAGATTTTTTGTCATACATTTGTGTCTTGCAGTAATGGTTCTTTAGCTTCACCAGGAGCTTGTGGACTGTGGGGATGGCCATGACTGCCACAGTGTTTTTTCCAGTTGCTGGACCGTACGTTTAGGTTGGTGTGTTCAGGAATAAACAAGGCAACAAGAAGAGCCAGCAGCACAGAGCATGCTCCAAAGAGGAATGGGGGTCCAGGAATTATAGAATtctgaaaacaacaacaagaagtaCTATGGAGCCATAGACATGTATTAAAATATTAAGCTAATTACACAAACTTCAAAAGTGGAAAgaactcttttttcttccttctgctcttggcACTATAGTACTCATCTCTACGTGGGTTCTTTTAGAGGAAGAAATTGGGAAAGCGTACTTGTATATCTTAAGACTGAGGAAAGGCAGCAAATGGTACTTAGTAATGCCTGTTAACTCTCTTAGTGTCCGTTTTGTGAAGCAACACAGCTTCAGCAGTTGCTTGACTTCGTATGCTTTTGTACATTTCAAATTTGTGCTACAGCGAGTGTGCTCCTTGTGAGAAACCTGGAGAAATTTCACATTCTCTCCACTAACTTTAAAAACTTGAACAATTCTTCTCCCTGCTTCCCCCTGCAAAGTACCATTTGCCTTCTCAGTTCTAGCAGGAAGGATGCGTGGTACACGCATGCAGCACAACTGTGTGATACTACTGCAGACTAGTTCCTCTGTAGCATAACAGCTCAGTATTTTCAATCTGGTTCAATTTCACCGCTACTGAAAGTGAGCACTTTTGAAAGACCACATTAAAAAAACTGCCAAACTGAATTCTACAAGGAGGGTGAAAGAAGAGATTCTTGCTCCTAGGTCAACCAGATGCAGCCAGACAACAATGAAAGAGTAGAGCAAAGAAAAACATCCCTTTGCCTATACTGTCCATAGCAGGATATGTATGTTCAGAGAAGTATGTGATTACAACTGTTGCTTCCCTTAAGACTTTGTAAGTAATCTAGATCTCTGCCTTCCTGGTAGGAAGAATGAAGGCattctggaagatttttttcttaattaaacatTCATGTATTATGTTAGAGTTTGCATTGTAAAGTGACTTGCAAACTTGTTCCACAAAGGGATGTTGTAGGTACTCTAAAAACAACAGGTACCTTAGATAAACATGATAATGAGACAGAAAAACGGGGCAGTAACTGATTCAGACCAAAGTCTAAGTATTCTATAGCAGGAGCCTGAAGAGTTTATATTCAACTTCAGGTAGgtgttactttaaaataattaagatgTATTTTAGTAGTAGTTTTCCTGCTGAATTTGCTCAACTAACAAACATTAGTAACTAAAAAATACAGATCTTGGGCAAAAGACTGAAGGAAGACAAAGCCAAAATTGCTCAGTACCTGAAAGGTAACTACAGTGACAGAGAAAACAGCTCAGCAAGGCAGAAGAACAGTGGGATTCTGTCATTAGTAGTCCATCCTTCCCTGTGGCAGGTAAGTGTCTCAGTCTGTTCTTTTTACAGGGCTCAGTAGTTGTCTAATTATCAGCTGTATATCTTTTGAAAGTCAAACTACATCCTAGTATCTAGTTAACAGCAAATAGATCAGCAAGCTTCTAAGAAGAGTGAATCAAGAAGCTCTTTTTACATGCTTCACTTACAGCTAGCTAGCATGGCAAAAGTTAAAATACAGTCTCATGTTTAAGAACTGGCAggaacagtggtttttttttttaattagtaagaaaaaaaaaatacctgttgTAAATGGTATTGTGTGGCCACACTACCTCCTGGTGGTGTTTCAGGCATGGGGAGTTCATTCAGTTCAACATGaaatatatagaatataaaaCCATAAAGTGCTGGTCCCAAACCATTACACAGTCCTCGAATTCCTGTTATCATCCCTTGAACAACACCTAGAGAAAGTAAAATATACTGTTATCTACCTATATATtttcatgtgtatatatatatgattaTTTATAATGCATTATGTGCAATCAGTAAGACTTCACTCATTTCCCCTTCACACTGACGCAAACAAGAAGCTTCACTGAATGGGGTTATACCattggtaaaaataaataagggcTGTAGAAAATTTGTCATTGTGATACATtcaattttttcatctttctataGGCCTAGAGTAGTATCTCCTGTGCCACGCTCATCCAGGAGGCCAACATATACAATGTCTTTGCTATCACTATCTCATGCAGCAGAGAAAGCATTGCAAGCAACCTGGATAACTAAGCACACCTATGCtacaagggaggaaaaataacaaaataagtcTGCTAACTATTTTGCTACCTTTGGGACCTGTTAActgctttcctctgtgctttccaCGGTATTCATGTGCCCAAACTTCTAAGTAAGTAGTTTGGATTGTAATGTTTTGTGACCTGTACTGAGGTGTATTGGCTACTTTGTGCCAAGGTTAAGGATGACGCGTTAGTGCTAGTAGACACCCTGACATGCCTGGCTTCACACCATTCTGACTAGAATTCAACATATTAGGACAACAAACCTACCTTGTTGGTCAGCATCAGCAGTTCGGGAAACTAGTGCGCTTACAGCTGGGAAAGTAATACTGGACATGGCTGCAACAGCTCCAGCTGCCCACATCATCCTGCAAAAAAAGACAGACTCAAAGTAACTGCTTTGCATGGAAAGCGTTCTGCATGTAGAGCTCCGAAGTCCTAGCATTAGCATCAAGATGAGAATGGGTTAGTTT
This genomic window contains:
- the SASS6 gene encoding spindle assembly abnormal protein 6 homolog, encoding MAAESLFNRPVCVQVRCQGCEERRLNVRVNIELLSISNPIHKKDLAVRLTDDTDPFFLYNLVLSEEDFQSLKSQQGLLVDFSAFPQKFIDLLQQCIQEQNKDIPRFLLQLVSSASVLDHTPVSLNVVETNPFKHLTHLSLKFLPGNDAEIKKFLASCLKCLKEDKEMLEQKLRKTEEDFTRQLSYTQQSLSEKSQELDKLKNEWTTYTTALTHTHTQELTNEKERALQAQAQYQQQHEQQKKELESLHQKSIQQLQNRLSELEVINKDLTERRYKGDSTVRELKAKLSGVEDECQRAKQEVLSLRRENTTLDAECHEKEKLINQLQTRVAVLEQEIKDKDQLVVRTKEVLDATQEQKVILEESTEKKQSHIEKLETTIKSLSAELLKANEIIKKLQGDLKTLMSKLKLKNTVTIQQEKLLSEKEERLQKQQRELQETGQSLQMKEQEVCKLQEQLETTIQKLEESKQLLKTNENVITWLNKQLNEIQTARKLETSSSPHGGVRTGISPQGMLDRPSFPSSGVSHPVSPLYAFQNFLEPACSKSANPQCPGPKIQFNAQLSKMNRCADVQTVTTATGHPANKENGDNFGLEPKYFKKKDDSIPLRGLSQNTLNSEYLKAYLSTKAQPSPKAAVTTASAYFPG